One region of Cryptosporidium parvum Iowa II chromosome 4, whole genome shotgun sequence genomic DNA includes:
- a CDS encoding Ank, ankyrin repeats containing protein with 9 transmembrane domains at C-terminus, with amino-acid sequence MKNTQNKTKNVFLRNNESKRINFTILICFLILSFLEALKSIQFVERSEIRGPIANCNNVHDNYYYKRAGLEQLSEDKLYKDNKILGGEEMMFPEFINELVELPEVTKNLLLTGKLDDTEDFFESLVYFENDHEDISDNKLYSAINHDGSMLFSFNARIRKNAIIPIYYKRPVQKVPLEEKLTYYIHPLYLIADFLETDMSSRAILDIIEPLMLNITTYNTEYKKRNLIYCKKLNNIKSKVLDTEGGYHILYNLIRRKRSGSLHILKKLIEYGLDIHIFEKFPQLFTLAVSKSNHSIVKFILAEISNVNDTSKNDPNTPEDFDTYSYSSSGFNITNISSSDLNHSTLSFPKFSNSTTLPSSPSSSLSYFNSSRSTIYSNCSNKKKDLDLDFLNQLQNDGSSTYTQLPKSQSTQSDSHFPELLTHNLECDQKKLVNMVDNYNHTSLFYAVENNDLEMAEILISNGACVNTWDPRTGLNPLMIALENHNGAMLSLIMDNGGDPLRISPISGLDVMDLAIRENDGKMIERIVNHANYDINTSDNDIRSIILEYVTFQDKSDLKLIGKTFKKQFNRDHFFKQLKDYEKEARHVLDIVKIRISDSILNRLLKMESKKKVAMICQVTDEEGRGAFWWSAYYGNIKQIQIILDFYSRAIRNRWLGYQNCNPHRDDRYGIYPLNLIIKKAQRIPKKLIIDMLQFKDPKTNSPLILQILAKSKQPLRALKSIIHTLKEKFNISYSFINIWSNRSSMTDPIYYAVSRKLSTRIIYYLLEIAVKYSEETMGSTSIWRRRVMNSVHILKNVKNVDITSMLQLNENQFSHFEHQDGNLFGNDLNDDIVLSLKLKKKKLIRDLSNRTEKKILREPKEFFANSGTGTKNFFDNKWRTNINFLLQNEESQNRTPSNTIPPEDLPLTILPPRLRSIFSINYVKVDDSPESIAKIVIGRGPSHKSIENIRKLLEYAVGLDSDNSHSSFKYNSNNSLALNTELFSKNRNLMENSICNDPFNSKNRDYKAYRDSLKYTRNCRNNCKYCKRNSNSHIENHSFNNMMNFHDTIYQELNDKSSNSRLYKTSNFKTKSSPDIYDQYADESARYFSNPGVSRDLFNEPFEGRSYLHENPQFFRYSTSHPNQQQCNPSSSSSNLQPNSNPSGFNSGSSPSSLPTSSYAHPSIIPSHFLYPFGEASTDAIYSIVKLRPDTIGEILTRVSYKSPSDAIHVLALLDALPSDFPPFDEHAYSPLQRAATILYKYKGQRDTLPVLHALLSSRFVKLFSAEQLMESLNLLALIDYKPSSILELFGGLPSYCLYYGTQSGNVRHYYSKSGYWEMNFSSNKKDTIDEDNLGSSVGIDDKKNIFGFKEDFGNSESENYHFWNSNNNYDNMYNVENEKGQMEFIESFGTSKTNEGCPIKLSLIEKLREISNLPWENKLTKSDIVFVILCFVTALTLFSIYCNSNLSFYSICNPAKNKLIKYSSQINQETVLSDLGCNFTMDFGLVFMLNIPFPSKNNIKLGLLNSIKACFLINKVSEFPVRKYRSNHENLYESFQYSLISLIIKFSKAFNFIKLISILTFFIWIVISQIYEEIVCFVLLTCIAIIIYTFHGFRIDENMYDQLNSCFKCNNSLLLPEIMILYEQTNAQVIKTAKRAIYLHSNLRNATLSQTTDMKDISSKQIKKLLVSRNNLSPENTYTEIPEIGFLEISKLCYNNVEKTFKCYRLLFIVQVICLIFSFLITMKLPFNCYSSPEFSISRDWKYSSADLTFIFGNINSCRKLYQFQYPHLFQFTRFYPLTVSFLHFTAFIYYWQLLSMISSPIISVILALYHFHSLSSIFNSALSTPLSILLPNAKNSKILISQSYSSKEVSRANSIGTPLFSGEKKQSRDKKSTNKSFIIDDKNSILSSNGNNSPSAYLTKNSSNNSLKTQSNPNIRLQSVGEIAYGGPLEISNANIQTGNNKTTQVTDSFSLNPPQNTLNLLQPSNSTTPVNSINSKSPEIRLSNFLKLNHYSTEIQYQDFEHFEINYSKANLCNIESNSETSYYQVLEAQIYPFFIWADSRRTSHRICKYFWKPIDLFRDVLAIVTISFVLVYCYVEINSLPIKTIRLWNVVPISTLLLSASLLYIMHIMVEIHILTIEFWQWVPDVYDILPICSNLLNSVETTMRLLPFLTSPFYILNTPVKLPLLFGSILMFVLLINVNFS; translated from the coding sequence atgaaaaacaCACAAAATAAGACAAAAAATGTCTTCTtaagaaataatgaatccaagagaattaattttactaTTCTAATTTGTTTCCTAATTCTGAGTTTTTTGGAGGCTTTAAAAAGTATTCAATTTGTCGAAAGATCTGAAATTAGAGGACCTATTGCTAATTGCAACAATGTTCATGATAATTACTACTATAAAAGAGCAGGATTAGAACAGTTATCTGAAGATAAGCTATATAAGgataataaaattcttgGTGGAGAGGAAATGATGTTTcctgaatttattaatgaacTTGTTGAACTTCCTGAGGTTACAAAGAATCTGTTGTTAACAGGAAAACTTGACGATACTGAAGATTTCTTTGAGAGTTTAgtatattttgaaaacGACCATGAGGATATCTCAGATAACAAGCTCTATTCTGCTATTAACCATGATGGATCTATgcttttttcatttaatgCTAGAATTCGAAAAAATGCAATTATTCcaatttattacaaaagGCCAGTACAAAAAGTACCGTTAGAAGAAAAACTTACATATTACATTCATCCATTATATCTAATTGCAGATTTTCTTGAAACTGATATGAGCTCAAGAGCTATTTTGGATATTATTGAACCTCTTATGCTTAATATTACCACTTATAATActgaatataaaaaaagaaatcttATCTATTGCAAGaaacttaataatattaaaagcaAAGTCTTAGATACTGAAGGAGGATACCATATTCTATATAATCTTATAAGACGTAAAAGGAGTGGATCTTTGCATATACTTAAGAAACTTATTGAATATGGTCTCGATATTCAcatttttgaaaagtttCCTCAATTATTTACTCTAGCTGTAAGTAAATCCAACCATTCAATTGTCAAATTCATTCTTGctgaaatttcaaatgtTAATGATACATCCAAAAATGATCCAAATACTCCGGAAGATTTTGATACATATTCCTATTCATCCTCTGGCTTTAATATTACCAATATTTCATCTTCTGATCTTAATCATTCCACTTTATCTTTTCCcaaattctcaaattcCACAACTTTACCTTCTTCTCCCTCATCTTCCTTAAGctattttaattcttcaagATCAACCATATATTCTAATTGCtctaataagaaaaaagacCTAGATcttgattttttgaatcaacTTCAAAATGATGGTTCTTCCACATATACTCAACTACCCAAGAGTCAATCTACACAATCAGATTCTCATTTTCCAGAACTTTTGACTCATAATTTAGAATGTGATCAAAAAAAACTTGTAAATATGGTTGATAACTATAATCATACCTCTCTATTCTATGctgttgaaaataatgatctTGAAATGGCTGAGATCTTAATCTCAAATGGAGCTTGTGTTAATACATGGGATCCAAGAACTGGTTTAAATCCTTTAATGATAGCTTTAGAAAACCATAATGGAGCAATGCTAAGCTTGATCATGGACAATGGAGGAGATCCATTAAGAATTTCACCTATCTCTGGTCTAGATGTAATGGATCTTGCAATTCGTGAAAATGACGGTAAAATGATTGAAAGGATTGTAAATCATGCTAATTATGATATTAATACCTCTGATAATGATATTAGATCCATTATATTAGAATATGTAACTTTCCAAGATAAATCTGATCTTAAACTTATAGGAAAGACTTttaaaaaacaatttaaCCGTGATCACTTCTTCAAACAACTGAAGGATTATGAAAAAGAGGCGAGACACGTTCTTGATATTGTTAAAATCCGAATCTCAGattcaattttgaatagaTTACTCAAAATGGAAAGCAAAAAGAAGGTAGCAATGATTTGTCAAGTAACTGATGAAGAAGGAAGAGGAGCTTTCTGGTGGTCTGCTTATTATGGTAATATTAAgcaaatacaaataattcttGACTTTTATAGTAGAGCAATACGTAATAGATGGTTAGGTTATCAGAATTGTAATCCCCATAGAGATGATAGATATGGTATTTAtccattaaatttaatcaTCAAAAAGGCTCAGAGAATACCAAAGAAGCTAATTATTGATATGCTTCAATTTAAAGATCCAAAAACCAATTCTCCTCTTATTTTACAGATTTTGGCAAAATCAAAGCAGCCTTTAAGAGCATTAAAGAGTATTATTCATACCTTGAAAGaaaagtttaatatttcatactctttcattaatatctGGTCAAATAGATCCAGTATGACTGATCCAATATATTATGCAGTCAGTAGGAAGTTATCCAcaagaattatttactaTCTTCTGGAAATAGCAGTGAAATACTCCGAAGAAACAATGGGAAGCACTTCAATATGGAGAAGAAGAGTGATGAATTCGGTCcatattttaaagaatgtGAAGAATGTTGATATTACATCCATGTTACAGCTTAATGAGAACCAATTTTCCCACTTTGAACATCAAGATGgtaatttatttggaaatgatttaaatgatgATATTGTTCTTTCTCTCAAGCTTAAGAAGAAGAAACTAATAAGAGATTTATCAAATCGAactgaaaagaaaattcttAGAGAACCAAAAGAATTCTTTGCAAATAGTGGTACTGGAACGAAGAATTtctttgataataaatggaggacaaatataaattttctCCTTCAGAATGAAGAGTCTCAAAATAGAACTCCTTCTAACACTATTCCTCCTGAAGATCTTCCTTTAACTATCCTTCCTCCAAGATTAAGGTCAATCTTCTCCATTAATTATGTTAAAGTTGACGACAGTCCTGAAAGCATTGCAAAAATTGTTATTGGAAGAGGTCCTTCACATAAATCCATTGAGAATATTAGAAAACTATTAGAGTACGCTGTTGGACTTGATTCTGATAATTCTCACAGCTCCTTCAAAtacaattcaaataattctttgGCTCTGAATACGGAACTTTTCTctaaaaatagaaatttgATGGAAAATTCCATTTGTAATGATCCCTTTAACTCAAAGAATAGAGACTACAAAGCATACAGAGACTCCTTAAAGTATACGAGAAACTGTAGAAATAATTGCAAATACTGCAAGAGAAATAGCAATAGTCATATTGAAAATCATAGCTTCAATAACATGATGAACTTCCATGACACAATTTACCAAGAATTAAATGACAAATCCTCAAATTCTCGTTTGTATAAAACGTCAAACTTCAAAACGAAAAGTAGCCCAGATATTTATGATCAATATGCTGATGAATCTGCTAGGTATTTCTCAAATCCAGGAGTCTCAAGAGATCTTTTTAATGAACCATTTGAAGGAAGATCATATTTGCATGAAAATCCACAATTTTTTAGATATTCAACTTCTCATCCAAACCAACAACAATGTAACCCatcttcttcctcctcaAACTTACAACCAAACTCAAATCCTTCAGGATTCAATTCCGGTTCTTCTCCTTCTTCATTACCAACTTCTTCTTATGCTCACCCTAGTATTATCCCTAGCCATTTCTTATATCCATTTGGTGAAGCTAGTACCGATGCAATTTATTCGATTGTTAAGCTCAGACCCGATACTATCGGAGAAATCCTTACCAGAGTTAGTTATAAATCTCCATCAGATGCAATTCATGTTCTAGCCTTATTGGATGCTCTTCCGAGTGATTTCCCGCCATTTGATGAGCATGCATATTCCCCTCTGCAAAGGGCCGCCacaattttatataaatataaaggtCAGAGAGACACATTACCGGTATTGCATGCACTTTTGTCCTCAAGATTcgtaaaattattttctgcTGAACAGTTGATGGAGAGCTTAAATTTACTTGCTTTAATAGATTATAAACCTTCAAGTATTCTTGAACTATTTGGTGGACTTCCAAGTTATTGTTTATATTATGGTACTCAAAGTGGTAATGTTAgacattattattcaaagagTGGGTACTGGGAGAtgaatttttcttcaaataaaaaagatacTATAGATGAGGATAATTTGGGTTCTTCAGTAGGAATTGAtgataaaaagaatatttttgggtttaaagaagattttGGTAATTCGGAGAGCgaaaattatcatttttggaattccaataataattacgATAATATGTATAATGTTGAGAATGAGAAAGGCCAAATGGAGTTTATTGAAAGTTTCGGAACAAGTAAAACTAATGAAGGTTGTCCAATCAAGCTGAGTTTAATAGAGAAATTAAGAGAAATATCCAATCTTCCTTGGGAAAATAAGCTAACAAAATCTGATATAGTATTTGTAATCCTTTGCTTCGTTACAGCTTTGACACTTTTTTCCATATACTgcaattcaaatttaagtTTTTATTCGATTTGTAATCCAGCTAAGAATAAGCtgataaaatattcaagtCAAATAAACCAAGAAACTGTATTGTCTGATTTGGGATGTAATTTTACAATGGATTTTGGCTTGGTTTTTATGCTAAATATCCCATTTccttcaaaaaataatattaagttaGGACTTTTAAATTCCATTAAAGCttgttttttaattaataaagtttCAGAATTCCCAGTGAGAAAGTATAGAAGTAATCACGAAAATCTCTATGAGTCATTCCAATATTCACTTATTTCacttattatcaaattctcaaaagcctttaattttataaagCTAATTTCAATTCTTACATTCTTTATATGGATTgtaatttctcaaatttaCGAAGAAATCGTATGCTTTGTATTACTAACTTGTATAGCAATCATCATTTATACTTTTCATGGATTTAGAATTGATGAGAATATGTATGACCAATTGAATTCTTGTTTTAAATGTAATAatagtttattattaccagAAATTATGATTCTTTATGAACAAACAAATGCTCAAGTAATTAAAACAGCAAAGAGAGCAATTTATCTTCATAGTAATCTTAGAAATGCCACGCTTTCTCAAACAACTGATATGAAAGATATATCTTCAAAGCAAATTAAAAAGCTTCTAGTTTCCAGGAATAATCTTTCTCCAGAAAATACTTATACAGAGATTCCAGAAATTGGATTTTtggaaatttcaaaattatgtTATAATAATGTTGAAAAAACTTTCAAATGTTACcgtttattatttattgttcAAGTTATTTGTCtcatattttcatttctaattACCATGAAGTTACCTTTTAATTGTTATAGTAGTCcagaattttcaatttctagAGACTGGAAATATAGCTCTGCAGATTTAACATTTATATTTGGTAATATAAACTCATGTAGAAAGCTTTATCAATTCCAATATCCTCATCTTTTCCAATTTACAAGATTTTACCCATTAACAGTTTCATTTCTCCATTTTACAGCATTTATATACTATTGGCAATTACTTTCAATGATTTCTTCCCCAATCATATCAGTAATTCTTGCTTTATATCATTTCCATTCACTCTCAAGTATCTTTAATTCTGCTCTCTCAACTCCTTTAAGTATTTTACTTCCAAATGCTAAAAATAgcaaaattttaatttctcaatCTTACTCATCAAAGGAAGTGAGCAGAGCCAATTCAATTGGTACTCCATTATTTTCaggagaaaaaaaacaatcAAGAGATAAAAAATCTACAAATAAGTCTTTTATAATTGATGATAAGAACTCTATATTAAGTTcaaatggaaataattcaCCAAGTGCGTATTTAACCAagaattcttcaaataactCACTTAAAACTCAGAGTAATCCCAATATTAGATTGCAAAGTGTAGGAGAAATTGCATATGGTGGACCTTTGGAAATCTCAAATGCGAATATTCAAACTGGGAATAATAAGACAACTCAAGTAACTGATagtttttcattaaatccACCTcaaaatactttaaatttaCTTCAACCTTCTAACTCTACAACCCCTGTGAATTCCATTAATAGTAAGAGCCCAGAAATTAGGCTCAGTAATTTCcttaaattaaatcattattcCACAGAAATTCAGTACCAAGACTTTGAACATTTcgaaattaattattccaaGGCTAATCTATGCAATATTGAAAGTAATTCTGAAACTTCATACTACCAAGTCCTTGAAGCACAAATATATCCTTTCTT
- a CDS encoding t-complex protein 1, gamma subunit, with product LKMMPNQVLVVQQPSQRDQGRKAQLRNIQAGKTVADVVRTTLGPKAMLKMLLDPLGGIVLTNDGNSILREVDVAHPGAKSIIELSRTIDEEVGDGTTSVVVLAGEFLACAEPLLQKNIHPTIIAKGYLRALDDSIKFMEEMSVKLDVNNKESLVSVVDSCLKTKFSGRWGSLISSMALKAAETVSIANSGSPKEIDIKRYVRIEKIPGGEIEDSYVLDGVVVNKDVVHPRMKRLIINPKVLLLDCTLEYKKGESQTNVEITKEADWEALLRQEEEEVEAMCKDIIATGCNVVFTEKGVSDLAQHFLVKAGISVIRRVRKSDNNRIARVTGATIASRTEELTPNDVGTCCGRFEVKKIGDEYFCFLTESKTPKACSILLRGGSKDVLNELERNLHDALAVARNILLDPALLPGGGGTEMAISCYLNEKSFSIDDTQVWAYKAFAQALEIIPKTLAQNCGANVMKTLTLLKSHYLPSSATRGQKPVHGINGCTGAITNVTELGIWDTLAVKQQVYKTAVEATLMLLRIDDVLSSVSKKKDPVQNNIEQNPNMESFGDSRDG from the coding sequence ttaaagatgatGCCAAATCAAGTTTTGGTTGTACAACAACCTTCTCAAAGAGATCAAGGAAGAAAAGCCCAGTTAAGAAATATTCAAGCTGGAAAAACTGTTGCAGATGTTGTTAGAACAACTTTGGGCCCAAAAGCAATGTTAAAAATGCTTTTAGATCCTTTGGGTGGAATAGTTCTTACAAATGATGGAAACAGTATTTTGAGAGAGGTTGATGTTGCTCATCCAGGAGCAAAGTCTATAATTGAACTCTCAAGAACTATAGATGAAGAAGTAGGAGATGGAACAACAAGTGTTGTAGTTCTAGCAGGAGAGTTCTTGGCTTGTGCAGAGCCACTCTTACAGAAAAACATACATCCAACAATTATAGCAAAGGGTTATTTAAGAGCACTAGATGACTCTATAAAGTTCATGGAGGAAATGAGCGTTAAATTGGATGTAAATAACAAAGAATCTTTGGTTAGTGTAGTTGACTCCTGTTTAAAAACTAAATTTTCTGGAAGATGGGGTAGTTTAATTAGTTCTATGGCATTAAAAGCAGCTGAGACTGTCTCAATTGCTAATTCAGGTTCAccaaaagaaattgatattaAGAGATATGTAAGAATTGAAAAGATTCCAGGAGGTGAGATTGAGGATAGCTATGTTTTAGATGGTGTAGTTGTTAACAAGGATGTAGTCCACCCGCGAATGAAGAGATTGATCATTAATCCAAAGGTTTTGTTATTGGACTGTACTCTTGAATACAAGAAAGGCGAAAGTCAGACAAATGTAGAAATCACTAAGGAGGCAGACTGGGAGGCTCTATTAAGACaggaggaggaagaagTTGAAGCTATGTGTAAGGATATTATTGCAACTGGTTGCAATGTTGTATTCACAGAAAAAGGTGTTTCTGATCTTGCTCAACACTTCCTTGTTAAGGCAGGAATTTCTGTAATTAGAAGGGTCAGGAAGAGCgataataatagaatcGCTAGAGTCACTGGAGCTACTATTGCTAGCAGAACAGAAGAGCTTACACCAAATGATGTAGGTACTTGCTGCGGAAGATTCGAGGTCAAGAAGATTGGAGATGAATACTTTTGCTTCCTGACCGAATCAAAAACTCCAAAGGCATGCTCCATTCTTTTACGAGGAGGATCCAAGGACGTCTTAAATGAGCTCGAGAGAAATCTCCATGACGCTCTTGCTGTTGCAAGAAATATCCTTCTTGATCCAGCTCTACTTCCTGGCGGAGGTGGTACAGAAATGGCCATTTCTTGTTACTTGAATGAAAAGTCATTTTCTATTGATGATACCCAAGTATGGGCCTACAAAGCTTTCGCCCAAGCTCTGGAAATTATACCAAAGACTCTAGCTCAAAATTGTGGAGCTAATGTAATGAAGACTTTGactttattaaaatctcATTATCTACCTTCATCTGCAACCAGGGGGCAGAAACCTGTTCATGGAATTAATGGATGTACTGGCGCTATTACAAATGTTACGGAACTCGGCATCTGGGATACACTTGCTGTCAAGCAACAAGTCTATAAGACTGCTGTAGAAGCCACTCTTATGCTCCTCAGAATAGACGATGTTCTTAGCTCTGTATCTAAGAAAAAAGATCCTGTTCAGAACAATATTGAGCAAAATCCAAATATGGAGTCTTTTGGTGACTCTAGGGACGGTTAa
- a CDS encoding TCP-1/cpn60 chaperonin family, T-complex protein subunit 7 (eta): IIGNKKKKSSIEEMLRAPIILLKEGSDTSQGKGQILSNITACQAIVDIVKTTLGPYGMDKLIHSGNSPDDVTITNDGATVLNLLGIVHPAAKLLVEIAKAQDDEVGDGTTSVVILAGEFLKEAKGFIEDGMSPQVIISGFRKASQIAIDKVNSMKISLSEETPEKRRSMLIKCAETTLNSKLLAHYKTHFAEVVVDAVSYLDNEMDKDLIGIKKINGGSVMDSFLVKGVAFKKTFSYAGFEQQPKHFVNPRILLLNLELELKAEKDNAEVRISDPTAYQSIVDAEWKIIFEKLDLIANSGVNVVLSRLAIGDLATQYFADRNIFCAGRVEEQDLKRTSLATGAIVQTTVYGLNKDSGVFGTCSEFEEVQIGAERYNIFRDCAKTKSSTMILRGGAQQFIDEAERSLNDAIMIVRRAMKSSYIVPGGGAIEMAVSKTIRDHARTILGKEQLVMNSYARALEAIPRSLATNSGFDSIDILNRLRQKHSQNTEDCSNYGVDCSNGGICDTFNSFIWEPAVNKLSAYSSATEAACSILSIDETVKNKSSEEDRMQGPLPGMGGIPPGMMGGARR; encoded by the coding sequence ATAATTGgtaataagaaaaaaaaaagtagtATTGAAGAAATGTTGAGAGCtccaataattcttttgaaagAAGGATCAGATACATCCCAAGGTAAAGGTCAAATCTTGAGTAATATCACAGCATGCCAAGCAATTGTTGATATTGTCAAGACGACTTTGGGTCCATATGGCATGGATAAACTTATTCATAGCGGTAACTCTCCAGATGATGTAACAATTACCAATGATGGAGCAACAGTCTTGAATTTACTTGGAATTGTGCATCCTGCAGCAAAACTATTAGTAGAGATAGCAAAGGCACAAGATGATGAGGTTGGAGATGGTACTACAAGTGTAGTAATTTTAGCAGGCGAATTCTTAAAAGAAGCAAAGGGCTTTATTGAAGATGGAATGTCTCCAcaagtaataatatcagGTTTTAGAAAAGCAAGCCAAATAGCAATAGACAAGGTAAATAGTATGAAGATCAGCCTTTCCGAGGAGACTCCAGAAAAGAGACGAAGTATGTTAATAAAATGTGCTGAGACAACTTTGAACTCAAAGTTATTAGCTCATTATAAGACTCATTTTGCAGAAGTTGTAGTCGATGCTGTTTCATACTTGGATAATGAAATGGATAAAGACCTCATTGGGATTAAGAAGATTAATGGAGGGTCAGTTATGGATAGTTTTCTAGTAAAGGGAGTAGCATTTAAGAAGACATTTTCATACGCAGGTTTTGAACAACAGCCAAAACATTTTGTGAATCCTAGAATCCTCTTATTAAATCTTGAATTGGAACTTAAGGCAGAGAAGGATAATGCTGAAGTTAGAATCTCTGACCCCACTGCCTACCAAAGTATTGTAGATGCAGAGTGGAAGATTATCTTTGAGAAATTGGATCTCATTGCCAATTCAGGAGTAAATGTGGTTTTAAGCAGACTTGCAATTGGAGATTTGGCTACTCAGTACTTTGCTGATAGAAATATCTTTTGTGCTGGAAGAGTTGAGGAGCAGGACCTTAAGAGAACCTCTTTGGCAACAGGAGCCATTGTGCAAACAACAGTTTATGGCTTAAACAAAGATAGTGGAGTATTTGGTACTTGTTCTGAATTCGAAGAGGTTCAAATTGGAGCTGAGAGATATAATATCTTCAGAGACTGTGCAAAGACAAAGTCATCCACAATGATCTTGCGTGGTGGTGCTCAGCAATTTATTGATGAAGCTGAGAGATCCTTGAATGATGCAATTATGATTGTAAGAAGAGCAATGAAATCATCATATATTGTTCCTGGAGGAGGAGCTATTGAAATGGCTGTTTCTAAGACTATTAGAGATCACGCTAGAACAATTCTTGGTAAGGAGCAATTAGTCATGAATTCTTATGCAAGAGCTCTAGAAGCAATTCCTAGATCCTTAGCAACAAACTCTGGGTTTGACTCCATTGATATCTTAAACAGACTTAGACAAAAGCACTCACAAAACACCGAAGATTGTAGTAATTATGGTGTAGATTGCAGCAACGGAGGGATTTGCGATACTTTTAACTCATTCATTTGGGAGCCAGCTGTGAATAAGCTTAGTGCTTATTCAAGCGCAACAGAAGCTGCATGCTCTATTCTTTCTATTGATGAGACTGTTAAAAACAAGTCCAGTGAGGAGGATAGAATGCAGGGTCCTCTACCTGGAATGGGTGGTATCCCTCCAGGTATGATGGGCGGAGCAAGGAGATAA
- a CDS encoding emap RNA binding domain protein (N terminal low complexity region), producing the protein MVILVKYSKTSNIGKVVSLLVNYLLKQNTELKIEESIIDENSTNEKNINQVVLIKDKENCNDQLESIVDILIYLGSFGKNLLGKDSSLINESKEIIEKLIKINFNFSKGTEMSEFNEMIKGKSFFLGRSLTIVDLVIYISLYSYFESLKDQNQDYIPEYPNLSTFFEQIQIVTLIRQSCPEGINYLDLPFFKKKLVKKEKKNTGEHGNNSNNNKQEERPLDDPTRIALRVGRILSVEKHPTADKLYLEKIDVGEDEPRTILSGLVGVYDLTQKINKLVVIVSNLKPRAMRGITSNGMLLCASSAPSGDNNNNNSQNQSSKEYCEPVSVPKDAKVGELIFYNDFKGEPDVVLNTKTGKDPFAAVQPNYNVSSDLLCRFKESTMMTSAGPVFVENKNLIHGKLS; encoded by the coding sequence atggtGATTCTAGTAAAGTACTCAAAAACTAGTAATATAGGAAAAGTTGTATCTTTACTTGTAAACTATTTACTTAAACAAAATACTGAGCTAAAAATTGAAGAGTCAataattgatgaaaattcaacaaatgaaaaaaatattaaccaagttgttttaattaaagataaagaGAATTGCAATGATCAATTAGAAAGTATTgttgatatattaatttatcttGGATCTTTTGGTAAAAATCTTTTAGGAAAAGATTCTagtttaattaatgaatccAAAGAAATCATTGAGAAACTTATCAAAATTAACTTTAACTTCTCTAAAGGAACTGAAATGTctgaatttaatgaaatgaTTAAAGGTAAAAGTTTCTTTCTAGGAAGAAGTTTAACCATTGTAGATCttgttatttatatatCATTGTACTCTTATTTTGAATCTCTCAAAGATCAAAATCAAGACTATATTCCAGAATATCCAAATCTTTCAACATTCTTTGAACAAATACAAATTGTTACTCTAATAAGACAATCTTGTCCTGAAggtattaattatttagatTTACCATTCTTTAAGAAGAAACTTgtaaagaaagaaaaaaagaatactGGCGAACAtggaaataatagtaataataataaacaagaAGAAAGACCACTTGACGATCCAACTAGAATTGCTCTTAGAGTTGGTAGAATTCTTTCTGTTGAGAAACATCCCACTGCTGATAAACTTTAtcttgaaaaaattgatgTTGGAGAAGATGAGCCACGTACTATTTTATCAGGACTTGTTGGAGTTTATGATCTAACTcagaaaattaataaacttgTTGTCATTGTTTCAAACTTAAAACCAAGAGCAATGAGAGGTATTACATCTAATGGAATGCTTTTATGTGCCAGTAGTGCTCCTTCTggagataataataataataatagtcAAAATCAATCATCCAAAGAATATTGTGAGCCTGTTTCTGTTCCAAAAGATGCTAAAGTTGGAGAActtattttctataatGACTTTAAAGGAGAACCTGATGTTGttttaaatacaaaaacAGGAAAAGATCCATTTGCTGCTGTTCAACCAAATTATAATGTTAGTAGTGATTTACTTTGTAGATTTAAAGAATCTACAATGATGACTTCTGCAGGTCCTGTTTTCGTTGAAAACAAGAATCTTATTCATGGTAAGCTTAGCTAA